The following coding sequences lie in one Vibrio sp. BS-M-Sm-2 genomic window:
- a CDS encoding IS3 family transposase: MALTLKGKYPLKHLLHTLQLAKSVFYYQAQTSKRPNSYERELRLIKSIYHEHKGRYGYRRIHLELKNQGFVLNHKTVQRLMAQLNLKSTVRIKKYRSYRGESGTAAPNVLERDFSATQPDEKWVTDVTEFKVKEQKVYLSPVVDLFTQEVVAYRVAKSACLPLVTDMLTEAISKLKPNSKPIIHSDQGWQYRHRQYQKKVAESGLTQSMSRKGNCLDNAVAENFFALLKTEMYHNQSFEDADALIEQIKEYIEYYNTKRIKVKLKGLTPIEYRTQALKAA, from the coding sequence ATAGCTCTAACTCTTAAAGGCAAGTACCCGTTAAAGCACTTACTGCACACTCTACAGCTGGCAAAAAGTGTCTTTTATTATCAGGCTCAAACGAGCAAACGCCCAAATAGCTACGAACGTGAGCTGCGGTTGATAAAGTCAATTTATCATGAACATAAGGGGCGATACGGCTACCGCCGTATTCACTTGGAACTAAAAAATCAGGGGTTCGTGCTTAACCACAAAACGGTTCAAAGGCTTATGGCTCAGCTCAACCTTAAATCGACGGTCAGGATTAAAAAGTATCGTTCATACCGAGGAGAGTCTGGAACAGCTGCTCCCAACGTGCTTGAAAGAGATTTTAGTGCGACTCAACCCGACGAAAAATGGGTAACTGATGTCACGGAGTTCAAAGTCAAAGAGCAGAAAGTATACTTGTCTCCCGTTGTCGACTTGTTTACTCAGGAAGTGGTTGCTTATAGAGTGGCCAAAAGTGCCTGCTTGCCGCTAGTCACGGATATGCTGACGGAAGCCATATCAAAGCTTAAACCCAACTCAAAGCCAATTATACATAGCGATCAAGGTTGGCAATATCGCCATCGACAGTATCAAAAAAAGGTAGCGGAGAGTGGGTTAACACAAAGCATGTCGAGAAAAGGTAACTGCTTGGATAATGCGGTTGCTGAAAACTTTTTTGCTTTACTCAAAACAGAGATGTATCACAACCAAAGCTTTGAAGATGCAGATGCTCTGATAGAGCAAATTAAAGAATACATCGAGTACTACAATACCAAACGTATAAAAGTGAAACTAAAAGGCCTGACTCCGATAGAATATCGAACTCAGGCCTTGAAAGCCGCTTAA
- the ispH gene encoding 4-hydroxy-3-methylbut-2-enyl diphosphate reductase: protein MSNEMKIMLANPRGFCAGVDRAISIVERALEMYQPPIYVRHEVVHNRFVVEGLKQRGAIFVEELSEVPDDNIVIFSAHGVSQAVRKEAKERELTVFDATCPLVTKVHMEVARASRKHMEVVLIGHAGHPEVEGTMGQYASQTGGMYLVERPEDVQNLVVNDPSNLHYVSQTTLSVDETADVIEELRRVFPEIQGPRKDDICYATQNRQDAVREMANDVDVVIVVGSKNSSNSTRLKELAEKLGTPGYLTDCPEDIQTEWVEGKKKIGVTAGASAPEELVNQILDRIRELGATEVEEIQGREENMFFEVPKELQIKQVD, encoded by the coding sequence ATGAGCAATGAAATGAAAATAATGTTAGCTAACCCTCGTGGCTTTTGTGCCGGTGTCGATCGTGCGATCAGCATCGTAGAGCGTGCACTCGAAATGTATCAGCCACCGATCTATGTTCGCCATGAAGTGGTACACAACCGCTTTGTTGTTGAGGGGCTCAAACAGCGTGGTGCTATTTTTGTCGAAGAACTGAGTGAAGTACCAGACGACAACATCGTGATCTTCTCGGCTCACGGTGTTTCTCAAGCGGTTCGTAAAGAAGCGAAAGAGCGTGAGTTAACGGTATTCGATGCGACGTGTCCTTTGGTGACTAAAGTTCATATGGAGGTTGCTCGTGCGAGCCGCAAACATATGGAAGTAGTACTGATTGGCCACGCGGGTCACCCTGAAGTGGAAGGCACTATGGGTCAGTACGCGAGCCAAACTGGTGGTATGTACTTGGTTGAAAGACCAGAGGACGTACAGAATCTAGTGGTGAACGATCCGAGTAACCTGCACTATGTTAGCCAAACTACCTTGTCTGTTGATGAAACGGCAGATGTAATTGAAGAGTTGCGTCGTGTATTCCCTGAGATTCAAGGCCCTCGTAAAGACGACATCTGTTATGCGACTCAAAACCGTCAAGATGCCGTGCGTGAGATGGCGAATGACGTTGATGTAGTGATTGTTGTTGGTTCTAAGAACTCATCTAACTCAACTCGCCTAAAAGAGCTGGCTGAGAAGCTAGGTACGCCAGGCTACCTAACTGACTGTCCTGAAGACATTCAAACCGAGTGGGTTGAAGGCAAAAAGAAAATCGGTGTAACAGCCGGTGCTTCTGCTCCTGAAGAGTTAGTAAACCAAATCTTAGATCGTATTCGTGAGCTGGGTGCTACCGAGGTTGAAGAGATTCAAGGTCGTGAAGAGAACATGTTCTTCGAAGTGCCGAAAGAGCTGCAGATTAAGCAAGTCGACTAA
- a CDS encoding DUF2799 domain-containing protein: MKKIIALFAVAFSLAGCSANVQDLAAEGNWQEIGYRDGIKGHTQRSYSEMTELGAVDQASYTEGYHLGVAEYCNPNHAYQIGLSGQVYEGVCSGTEDAQRFRMEWQRGWDEFSNDY, translated from the coding sequence ATGAAAAAAATAATCGCACTATTCGCCGTGGCATTTAGCCTTGCAGGATGCAGCGCCAATGTTCAAGATTTAGCAGCTGAAGGCAATTGGCAAGAGATTGGCTATCGTGATGGTATCAAAGGCCACACTCAACGTTCGTATTCAGAGATGACTGAGCTTGGCGCAGTCGATCAAGCGAGTTACACAGAAGGTTACCACCTAGGTGTGGCTGAATATTGTAATCCGAACCATGCTTATCAGATTGGTTTATCTGGTCAGGTGTATGAAGGCGTGTGTTCTGGTACGGAAGACGCTCAACGTTTCCGTATGGAATGGCAACGTGGCTGGGATGAGTTCTCAAACGACTATTAA
- the lspA gene encoding signal peptidase II, with product MSEVSLKQSGVRWLWLALLVFLADIGIKLFVMDNMGYGWANRIEVLPFFNFLYVHNYGAAFSFLSDQSGWQRWLFTGIAFAVTGMLTYWMSKLPAAEKWNNIAYAIIIGGAVGNVFDRVVHGFVVDYLDFYWGTYHWPAFNLADMGICIGAAMIILDGFRKKDESK from the coding sequence ATGAGTGAAGTTTCGTTAAAACAATCTGGTGTACGTTGGTTATGGCTGGCTCTATTGGTCTTCTTGGCTGATATCGGCATTAAACTCTTTGTCATGGACAATATGGGTTATGGCTGGGCAAACCGTATTGAGGTGCTGCCATTCTTTAACTTTCTGTATGTGCATAACTACGGTGCAGCGTTTAGCTTCTTGAGTGATCAAAGTGGTTGGCAGCGTTGGTTATTTACGGGTATCGCCTTTGCGGTAACAGGCATGCTGACGTACTGGATGAGCAAACTACCAGCAGCAGAGAAGTGGAATAACATTGCTTATGCGATCATCATTGGTGGCGCAGTAGGTAATGTGTTTGACCGAGTCGTACATGGCTTTGTTGTCGATTACTTAGACTTCTACTGGGGCACTTACCACTGGCCTGCATTTAACTTAGCGGATATGGGAATCTGTATCGGTGCTGCGATGATCATCTTAGATGGTTTCCGTAAGAAAGACGAAAGCAAATAG
- a CDS encoding helix-turn-helix domain-containing protein: MSKYSRELKCIIAKQYLDGTSSLYLAKQYSISSRQIRYWAQVFAIHGTDSFLPTNHAATARTKRKALNLMWTNEWSLTHTSAVLNLSSPGILSVWLKRFNELGIKGLKMRQKGRPSMKQQPQRTTKPDNEMTLEELKEELVYLRTENAVLKKLEELEQEKNRRTKKKRS, translated from the coding sequence ATGTCCAAATATAGCCGAGAGCTAAAATGTATCATTGCTAAGCAATACTTAGATGGCACGTCATCTCTCTACTTAGCAAAACAATATTCAATTTCTTCAAGACAGATACGGTATTGGGCTCAAGTCTTTGCCATCCATGGTACTGATTCATTTTTACCAACTAACCATGCGGCTACTGCTCGGACAAAACGAAAAGCATTGAATTTAATGTGGACGAATGAATGGTCTCTCACGCACACTAGCGCAGTATTAAACCTCTCATCCCCTGGGATACTCTCAGTCTGGCTCAAACGATTTAATGAGCTCGGTATCAAAGGGCTCAAAATGCGCCAGAAAGGAAGACCCTCAATGAAACAGCAACCTCAACGTACCACTAAGCCTGATAATGAAATGACGCTTGAGGAGCTAAAAGAGGAGTTGGTTTACTTACGAACCGAGAATGCCGTTCTAAAAAAGTTGGAAGAGTTGGAGCAGGAAAAAAACCGTCGAACAAAGAAAAAGCGGTCATAG
- a CDS encoding sensor histidine kinase: MELILSLLQQTCVYLVIAYMLSKTPLILPLLSISSRLSHKVSCYVLFSLFCIMGTYFGLQINDAIANTRAMGAVMGGLFGGPVVGFAVGFTGGIHRYSLGGFTDLACAISTTAEGLIGGLLHVYLVRKNKASQLFNPLVVFSVTLFAEIIQMLILLAVAKPFEQSYALVSDIAAPMIIANSVGAALFMSIIQDRKTIFEKYSATFSRRALTIAERSVGILHGGFNSDNAQKIVRIVYEETNVGAVAITDREKILAFVGIGDEHHIPNTPISSQSTLTSMEQNDIIYLDGKENPYQCSLSQDCKLGSALIIPLRAGNEVVGTIKLYEPKLKLFSTINMSMGEGIAQLLSSQILFSNYQQQQTLLTQAEIKLLHAQVNPHFLFNALNTISAVTRRDPDKARELIQHLSHFFRSNLKQNINTVKLKDELAHVNAYLTIEKARFTDRLEVEWDIDPQLYESQLPSFTLQPLVENAIKHGISNMLEGGKVKIYSEAFEGGFKLTVEDNAGNYQKPSQDHVGLGMEIVDKRLTNFFGQDSALKIESQPQQFTRMSFIIPILK, translated from the coding sequence ATGGAACTCATTCTCTCTCTACTGCAACAAACCTGTGTCTACTTAGTGATTGCTTATATGCTAAGTAAAACCCCATTGATTCTGCCTTTGTTGAGCATATCTTCACGCTTAAGTCATAAAGTCAGCTGTTATGTTCTGTTTTCTCTGTTCTGTATTATGGGTACCTATTTCGGACTGCAGATTAATGACGCGATAGCCAACACTCGTGCGATGGGTGCGGTTATGGGGGGTCTGTTTGGCGGCCCTGTGGTTGGCTTTGCCGTCGGCTTTACTGGCGGTATTCACCGTTACTCATTAGGCGGTTTCACAGACTTGGCTTGTGCTATTTCGACCACAGCAGAAGGCTTGATTGGTGGCCTATTGCACGTTTACTTAGTCAGAAAGAACAAAGCCAGCCAACTGTTTAACCCGTTGGTGGTTTTCTCGGTAACCCTGTTTGCAGAGATCATTCAAATGCTGATTCTACTGGCGGTCGCAAAACCCTTCGAACAGTCCTACGCTCTGGTCTCTGATATTGCTGCGCCAATGATCATTGCTAACTCAGTCGGTGCAGCGCTGTTCATGAGCATCATCCAAGACAGGAAAACCATCTTCGAAAAATACTCGGCTACCTTCTCACGCCGCGCATTAACCATCGCAGAGCGTTCGGTAGGTATTTTGCATGGCGGGTTCAATTCCGATAACGCACAAAAAATCGTACGTATCGTTTATGAAGAGACCAATGTTGGTGCGGTAGCGATTACCGACAGAGAAAAAATTCTCGCGTTCGTCGGCATTGGTGATGAACACCATATTCCAAATACCCCAATTTCATCACAAAGCACGCTCACTTCGATGGAACAGAACGACATCATCTACCTTGATGGCAAAGAGAACCCATACCAATGCTCCTTGTCGCAGGATTGTAAATTGGGCTCAGCTCTGATTATTCCACTCCGCGCGGGTAACGAAGTGGTCGGCACCATTAAACTGTATGAGCCAAAGCTAAAACTATTCTCGACCATCAATATGTCGATGGGTGAAGGTATCGCTCAGCTATTATCGAGCCAGATCCTATTTAGCAACTATCAGCAACAACAGACGCTACTGACACAAGCGGAAATCAAGCTGCTGCACGCTCAGGTTAACCCACACTTCTTGTTCAATGCGCTTAACACCATCAGCGCAGTAACACGCCGTGACCCAGATAAAGCTCGAGAGTTGATTCAGCACCTATCTCACTTCTTTAGAAGCAACCTAAAGCAGAACATCAACACCGTGAAGCTCAAAGACGAGCTGGCACACGTCAACGCTTACCTGACCATAGAGAAAGCACGCTTTACCGATCGACTAGAAGTGGAATGGGATATCGACCCGCAGTTGTATGAATCTCAATTGCCGAGCTTTACCCTGCAACCGCTGGTAGAAAACGCCATCAAACATGGGATTTCAAACATGTTGGAAGGCGGCAAAGTGAAGATCTATAGCGAAGCTTTCGAGGGTGGATTCAAGTTAACCGTTGAAGACAACGCGGGTAATTATCAGAAGCCATCTCAAGATCACGTAGGATTAGGTATGGAAATTGTTGACAAACGACTCACTAATTTCTTTGGACAAGATTCAGCACTAAAAATAGAATCTCAGCCACAGCAATTTACTCGAATGAGCTTTATCATACCTATACTAAAATAA
- the fkpB gene encoding FKBP-type peptidyl-prolyl cis-trans isomerase has translation MAAIKNDSAVTLHFTIKMKDGSVADSTENMGKPAKFVMGDGSLSENFEACLLGLEAGTEKSIELKAEDAFGMPNPDHIHYMDRAKFVGDSEVEVGTIMAFSGPDGMEIPGIITDIAGDSVTVDFNHPLAGQDVTFDVNILAVE, from the coding sequence GTGGCAGCAATTAAAAATGATTCAGCAGTAACTCTACATTTTACGATTAAAATGAAGGATGGTTCAGTTGCCGATAGTACGGAAAATATGGGCAAACCAGCAAAGTTCGTCATGGGCGATGGCAGTCTAAGTGAGAACTTTGAAGCGTGCTTACTGGGACTTGAAGCTGGAACTGAAAAGTCTATCGAACTGAAAGCAGAAGACGCGTTTGGTATGCCAAACCCTGATCATATTCACTATATGGATCGTGCTAAGTTTGTTGGCGATTCTGAAGTTGAAGTGGGCACTATCATGGCATTCTCTGGTCCTGACGGTATGGAAATCCCAGGGATTATTACTGACATCGCAGGTGATTCAGTGACGGTTGATTTTAACCACCCACTTGCTGGTCAAGACGTTACGTTTGACGTCAACATCTTAGCGGTAGAATAA
- a CDS encoding carbon starvation protein A, translating into MMWFLTCVAALIGGYFIYGAFIEKIFGINEKRQTPAHTKQDGVDYVPMSTPKVYLVQLLNIAGVGPIFGPIMGALYGPAAMLWIVLGCIFAGAVHDYFSGMLSIRNGGASVPTITGRYLGNGAKHFMNIFAIVLLLLVGVVFVSAPAGMITNLVNDQTDFAMSATTMVVIIFAYYIIATIVPVDKIIGRFYPLFGALLIFMSVGLITAIGLSDEHQIMDGFEMKDMFTNMNPNDLPLWPALFITIACGAISGFHATQSPLMARCMENEKNGRFVFYGAMIGEGIIALIWCALALSFFGSVESLSDAIANGGPGNVVYSASFGLLGVFGGILAFLGVVILPITSGDTAFRSSRLILAEYFNMEQKTLRNRLLMALPLFVIGGILTQVDFGIIWRYFGFANQSTAVMMLWTASAYLLRHNKLHWVTTVPAVFMTSVCITFILNNSQLGFGLPMQLSTIIGVVSAFGIAAYVIKISKGKGDIDLADEEEKEAKGVTKTA; encoded by the coding sequence ATGATGTGGTTTCTTACCTGTGTTGCAGCACTCATTGGTGGCTACTTTATTTACGGTGCCTTTATCGAGAAAATTTTCGGTATCAATGAAAAGCGTCAAACACCCGCTCACACTAAGCAAGATGGCGTGGACTACGTTCCAATGTCGACGCCAAAGGTTTACCTAGTTCAGCTGCTTAACATTGCAGGTGTCGGTCCAATCTTCGGCCCTATCATGGGTGCCCTTTATGGTCCGGCAGCGATGCTTTGGATCGTGCTAGGTTGTATCTTCGCAGGTGCGGTACACGACTATTTCTCAGGAATGTTATCTATCCGTAACGGCGGTGCTTCAGTTCCAACCATCACTGGACGTTACCTAGGCAATGGCGCAAAACACTTTATGAACATCTTTGCCATTGTTCTACTGCTTCTAGTTGGTGTCGTATTCGTATCTGCTCCTGCAGGCATGATCACTAACCTAGTGAACGACCAAACTGATTTCGCGATGTCTGCAACAACCATGGTTGTTATCATATTTGCTTACTACATCATCGCAACGATTGTCCCTGTCGATAAAATCATTGGTCGCTTCTACCCACTGTTCGGTGCACTACTTATCTTTATGTCTGTTGGCCTAATCACTGCGATTGGTCTATCTGACGAGCACCAAATCATGGACGGCTTCGAGATGAAAGACATGTTCACTAACATGAACCCGAATGACCTACCACTTTGGCCAGCTCTATTCATCACTATCGCTTGTGGTGCAATCTCTGGCTTCCACGCAACTCAGTCTCCTTTAATGGCGCGTTGTATGGAAAACGAGAAGAACGGTCGCTTCGTATTCTACGGTGCAATGATTGGTGAAGGTATCATTGCTCTAATCTGGTGCGCACTTGCGCTATCATTCTTCGGCTCTGTTGAGTCTTTGTCTGACGCGATTGCAAACGGTGGTCCAGGTAACGTGGTATACAGCGCTTCATTTGGTCTACTGGGTGTATTCGGTGGTATCCTTGCTTTCCTTGGCGTGGTTATTCTACCAATCACTTCTGGTGACACGGCGTTCCGCTCAAGCCGTCTTATCCTTGCTGAATACTTCAACATGGAGCAGAAAACACTGCGTAACCGCCTACTGATGGCTCTACCACTGTTCGTTATCGGTGGTATCCTGACTCAAGTAGATTTCGGTATCATCTGGCGTTACTTCGGTTTTGCTAACCAATCAACAGCAGTAATGATGCTATGGACAGCTTCGGCTTACCTACTTCGTCACAATAAACTGCACTGGGTAACAACCGTTCCAGCTGTGTTCATGACTTCTGTGTGTATTACATTCATCCTGAACAACAGCCAGCTAGGCTTCGGTCTGCCAATGCAGCTTTCAACCATCATCGGCGTGGTAAGTGCATTCGGTATTGCAGCTTACGTTATCAAAATTTCAAAAGGCAAAGGCGATATCGACCTTGCTGATGAAGAAGAAAAAGAAGCAAAAGGCGTCACCAAAACCGCCTAG
- the btsR gene encoding two-component system response regulator BtsR, giving the protein MLKALVVDDELFAREELIELLTETGEVEIIGQASNAIEGLKQINLLKPDVVYLDIQMPQVTGIELLSMLDPDTMPYVVFVTAYDQYAIQAFEDNAFDYLLKPVEPCRLNKSVCRLNKVIKQNQKAPEQNISAIAPCHLEQIPCIGHNRIVIMASQTVECAYSDISGVHVRSSSQTATSQLTLKILEEKTDLIRCHRQYLINIKSIQEIKLLENGLAEIITLTGFEVPVSRRYLKTLKEQLGLQ; this is encoded by the coding sequence ATGTTAAAGGCATTAGTTGTCGATGATGAGCTTTTTGCTCGCGAAGAACTGATTGAGCTGCTAACCGAAACCGGAGAAGTGGAAATCATTGGCCAAGCGAGTAACGCGATCGAAGGACTGAAACAGATCAATCTACTCAAGCCTGATGTCGTGTATTTGGATATCCAAATGCCGCAGGTTACCGGGATTGAACTGTTAAGCATGCTTGACCCAGACACCATGCCTTACGTGGTATTCGTTACCGCCTACGACCAATATGCGATTCAAGCCTTTGAAGATAACGCATTTGATTACCTACTTAAGCCAGTCGAGCCTTGTCGATTAAACAAGAGCGTTTGTCGTCTAAATAAAGTCATCAAACAAAACCAGAAAGCACCAGAACAGAACATCTCAGCGATTGCTCCCTGCCACTTAGAGCAGATTCCGTGTATTGGTCACAACCGCATTGTGATCATGGCAAGCCAAACGGTCGAGTGCGCCTATTCCGATATCAGTGGTGTGCATGTTCGTAGCTCATCGCAAACCGCGACCTCACAGTTAACGCTAAAGATCTTGGAAGAAAAAACCGATTTGATCCGCTGTCATCGCCAATATTTGATCAACATAAAATCGATCCAAGAGATCAAACTGCTAGAGAATGGATTAGCGGAGATCATTACCCTTACTGGCTTTGAAGTCCCTGTTAGCCGTCGTTACTTAAAGACTTTAAAAGAGCAACTCGGTCTCCAGTAA
- the ileS gene encoding isoleucine--tRNA ligase, with amino-acid sequence MSDYKDTLNLPETGFPMRGNLANREPEMLKRWYKEDLYGEIRKAKKGKKSFVLHDGPPYANGDIHIGHALNKILKDIIIKSKTLSGFDAPYIPGWDCHGLPIELMVEKKKGKPGQKISAAEFREECRKYAAGQVEGQKESFKRLGIMGEWDKPYRTMDFGTEANIIRSLGKIADKGHLLKGFKPVHWCTDCGSALAEAEVEYKDKVSPSIDVKFTATDEAALLEKFTLAEGHAGQGEISIVIWTTTPWTLPANRAVCLRDDLEYVLIQVEANGDLPAQRIVVASELAKDVMDRAGIEHFHNLGFATGADLELSQFNHPFYDFTVPAVLGDHVTTDSGTGVVHTAPGHGQEDFVVGKKYNLEIANPVGSNGVYLPDTELFAGQHVFKANDSVLEVLKEKGALLHHHAYEHSYPHCWRHKTPIIFRATPQWFISMDQAGLRAKALESIKSVEWLPEWGQSRIEGMVEGRPEWCISRQRTWGVPIALFVHKETAELHPESPALIEKVAKLVEEKGIQAWWDVDAAELMGAEDADKYEKVMDTLDVWFDSGVTHFSVVDSREEYNFPNEERTHSADLYLEGSDQHRGWFQSSLISSIAMKDEAPYKQVLTHGFVVDGNGRKMSKSIGNVVAPKDVTNKLGADILRLWVASTDYTGEVAVSDEILKRSADAYRRIRNTARFFLANLNGFNPETDLVPAEEMVALDRWAVGRAQAAQEEIVKAYGEYNTHGVTQRLMQFCSIEMGSFYLDVIKDRQYTAKQGSHAQRSCQTALYYIVEALVRWMAPIMSFTADEIWNEMPGERDTFVFTGEWFEGLFGLAEGEELSNEFWTEIQSVRGAVNKLLEDARKEKTIGGALQAEVTLYADDALAAKINKLEDELRFVLITSAAVVKPLSEKSDAAQATDVAGLFVEVAATEAEKCDRCWHHTPDVGTIEGHEKVCGRCVSNIDGEGEVRKFA; translated from the coding sequence ATGAGTGATTATAAAGATACCCTGAACTTACCAGAAACAGGGTTCCCAATGCGCGGCAATCTGGCAAATCGTGAGCCAGAAATGCTGAAGCGTTGGTACAAAGAAGATCTTTACGGCGAAATCCGTAAGGCAAAGAAAGGTAAAAAATCTTTCGTACTACATGATGGCCCTCCATACGCGAACGGCGACATTCACATTGGCCACGCGCTGAATAAGATTCTTAAAGACATTATTATCAAATCTAAGACCCTTTCTGGTTTTGATGCACCGTACATCCCTGGTTGGGACTGTCACGGTCTTCCAATCGAGTTAATGGTTGAGAAGAAGAAAGGTAAGCCTGGTCAGAAGATTTCGGCTGCTGAATTCCGCGAAGAGTGTCGTAAGTACGCTGCGGGTCAAGTTGAAGGTCAGAAAGAGAGCTTCAAACGTCTTGGTATCATGGGCGAGTGGGACAAACCTTACCGCACTATGGATTTTGGCACTGAAGCGAACATCATTCGTTCTTTAGGCAAAATCGCAGACAAAGGTCACCTTCTTAAAGGTTTCAAACCAGTTCACTGGTGTACTGACTGTGGTTCTGCTCTGGCTGAAGCTGAAGTTGAATATAAAGATAAAGTTTCTCCATCTATCGATGTGAAATTTACTGCAACTGACGAAGCGGCACTTCTAGAGAAATTTACTCTAGCTGAAGGTCATGCGGGTCAAGGCGAAATTTCAATCGTTATCTGGACGACAACACCATGGACTCTGCCGGCGAACCGCGCAGTATGTCTACGTGATGATCTTGAATACGTGCTTATCCAAGTTGAAGCGAATGGCGACCTGCCTGCTCAACGTATCGTTGTTGCTTCTGAATTAGCAAAAGACGTAATGGACCGTGCAGGTATCGAGCATTTCCATAACCTTGGTTTTGCTACAGGTGCTGATCTTGAGCTTTCTCAGTTCAACCACCCGTTCTACGATTTTACTGTTCCTGCTGTTCTTGGTGACCACGTGACAACGGATTCAGGTACTGGTGTGGTTCACACTGCGCCTGGCCACGGTCAAGAGGATTTCGTGGTTGGTAAGAAGTACAACCTAGAAATCGCTAACCCAGTTGGTTCAAACGGCGTTTACCTGCCAGATACTGAGCTATTTGCTGGTCAGCATGTATTCAAAGCGAACGACTCTGTTTTAGAAGTTCTAAAAGAGAAAGGTGCACTTCTGCATCACCACGCATACGAGCACAGCTACCCACACTGTTGGAGACACAAAACTCCAATCATCTTCCGTGCAACACCACAATGGTTCATCTCTATGGATCAAGCTGGCCTACGTGCAAAAGCACTAGAGTCAATCAAGAGTGTTGAGTGGTTGCCTGAATGGGGTCAAAGCCGTATCGAAGGTATGGTTGAAGGTCGCCCTGAGTGGTGTATCTCTCGTCAACGTACTTGGGGTGTGCCAATTGCTCTGTTTGTTCATAAAGAAACAGCAGAACTTCACCCAGAAAGCCCAGCGCTTATTGAAAAAGTTGCGAAGCTAGTTGAAGAGAAAGGCATTCAAGCTTGGTGGGATGTAGACGCTGCTGAACTTATGGGCGCAGAAGACGCTGATAAGTACGAAAAAGTAATGGATACGCTAGACGTATGGTTCGACTCAGGTGTTACGCACTTCTCTGTTGTTGATTCTCGCGAAGAGTACAACTTCCCGAACGAAGAGCGCACTCACAGTGCTGATCTTTACCTTGAAGGTTCAGACCAACACCGTGGCTGGTTCCAGTCTTCTCTAATTTCATCTATCGCGATGAAAGACGAAGCACCATACAAGCAAGTACTAACACACGGTTTTGTGGTGGATGGTAACGGCCGTAAGATGTCGAAATCTATCGGTAACGTTGTTGCACCTAAAGATGTAACCAACAAGCTAGGTGCAGATATCCTGCGTCTATGGGTTGCTTCTACAGACTACACAGGTGAAGTTGCGGTTTCTGATGAAATCCTAAAGCGTTCAGCGGATGCTTACCGTCGTATTCGTAACACGGCTCGTTTCTTCCTAGCGAACTTGAACGGTTTCAACCCTGAAACTGACCTAGTACCTGCTGAAGAGATGGTTGCACTTGATCGCTGGGCTGTTGGTCGTGCTCAAGCTGCACAAGAAGAGATTGTTAAAGCATACGGCGAGTACAATACTCACGGTGTGACTCAACGTCTAATGCAGTTCTGTTCTATCGAAATGGGTTCTTTCTACCTAGACGTAATTAAAGACCGTCAGTACACAGCGAAGCAGGGCAGCCATGCTCAACGTAGCTGTCAGACTGCGCTTTACTACATCGTAGAAGCTCTCGTTCGTTGGATGGCACCTATCATGTCGTTCACTGCAGATGAAATCTGGAATGAAATGCCGGGTGAGCGCGACACGTTCGTATTCACAGGTGAGTGGTTCGAAGGTCTATTTGGTCTTGCTGAAGGCGAAGAGCTAAGCAACGAATTCTGGACTGAAATCCAATCTGTTCGTGGCGCAGTGAACAAGCTTCTTGAAGATGCTCGTAAAGAGAAAACGATCGGTGGTGCACTGCAAGCTGAAGTTACTCTATACGCTGACGACGCACTAGCGGCGAAAATCAACAAGCTAGAAGATGAGCTACGTTTCGTACTTATCACTTCTGCAGCTGTTGTTAAGCCACTGAGCGAGAAGTCTGATGCAGCGCAAGCGACAGACGTTGCTGGTCTATTCGTTGAAGTTGCAGCTACTGAAGCTGAGAAGTGTGATCGTTGCTGGCACCACACTCCAGATGTAGGCACTATCGAAGGTCACGAGAAAGTTTGTGGTCGTTGTGTGTCGAACATCGACGGTGAAGGCGAAGTGCGTAAGTTCGCATAA